The following proteins are co-located in the Gorilla gorilla gorilla isolate KB3781 chromosome 18, NHGRI_mGorGor1-v2.1_pri, whole genome shotgun sequence genome:
- the SLC12A3 gene encoding solute carrier family 12 member 3 isoform X5, with the protein MAELPTTETPGDATLCSGRFTISTLLSSDEPSPPAAYDSSHPSHLTHSSTFCMRTFGYNTIDVVPAYEHYANSTQPGEPRKVRPTLADLHSFLKQEGRHLHALAFDSRPSHEMTDGLVEGEAGTSSEKNSEEPVRFGWVKGVMIRCMLNIWGVILYLRLPWITAQAGIGGTYFLISRSLGPELGGSIGLIFAFANAVGVAMHTVGFAETVRDLLQEYGAPIVDPINDIRIIGVVSVTVLLAISLAGMEWESKAQVLFFLVIMVSFANYLVGTLIPPSEDKASKGFFSYRADIFVQNLVPDWRGPDGTFFGMFSIFFPSATGILAGANISGDLKDPAIAIPKGTLMAIFWTTISYLAISATIGSCVVRDASGVLNDTVTPGWGACEGLACSYGWNFTECTQQHSCHYGLINYYQTMSMVSGFAPLITAGIFGATLSSALACLVSAAKVFQCLCEDQLYPLIGFFGKGYGKNKEPVRGYLLAYAIAVAFIIIAELNTIAPIISNFFLCSYALINFSCFHASITNSPGWRPSFQYYNKWAALFGAIISVVIMFLLTWWAALIAIGVVLFLLLYVIYKKPEVNWGSSVQAGSYNLALSYSVGLNEVEDHIKNYRPQCLVLTGPPNFRPALVDFVGTFTRNLSLMICGHVLIGPHKQRMPELQLITNGHTKWLNKRKIKAFYSDVIAEDLRRGVQILMQAAGLGRMKPNILVVGFKKNWQSAHPATVEDYIGILHDAFDFNYGVCVMRMREGLNVSKMMQVHINPVFDPAEDGKEASARGARPSVSGALDPKALVQEEQATTIFQSEQGKKTIDIYWLFDDGGLTLLIPYLLGRKKRWSKCKIRVFVGGQINRMDQERKAIISLLSKFRLGFHEVHILPDINQNPRAEHTKRFEDMIAPFRLNDGFKDEATVNEMRRDCPWKISDEEITKNRVKSLRQVRLNEILLDYSRDAALIVITLPIGRKGKCPSSLYMAWLETLSQDLRPPVILIRGNQENVLTFYCQ; encoded by the exons ATGGCAGAACTGCCCACAACAGAGACGCCTGGGGACGCCACTTTGTGCAGCGGGCGCTTCACCATCAGCACACTGCTGAGCAGTGATGAGCCCTCTCCACCAGCTGCCTATGACAGCAGCCACCCCAGCCACCTGACCCACAGCAGCACCTTCTGCATGCGCACCTTTGGCTACAACACGATTGATGTGGTGCCTGCATATGAGCACTATGCCAACAGCACCCAGCCTGGTGAGCCCCGGAAGGTCCGGCCCACACTGGCTGACCTGCACTCCTTCCTCAAG CAGGAAGGCAGACACCTGCATGCCCTGGCCTTTGACAGCCGGCCCAGCCACGAGATGACTGATGGGCTGGTGGAGGGCGAGGCAGGCACCAGCAGCGAGAAGAACTCCGAGGAGCCCGTGCGCTTCGGCTGGGTCAagggggtgatg ATTCGTTGCATGCTCAACATTTGGGGCGTGATCCTCTACCTGCGGCTGCCCTGGATTACGGCCCAGGCAGGCATCG GTGGCACCTACTTCCTCATCTCCCGGAGTCTGGGCCCAGAGCTTGGGGGCTCCATCGGCCTCATTTTCGCTTTCGCCAATGCCGTGGGTGTGGCCATGCACACGGTGGGCTTTGCAGAGACCGTGCGGGACCTGCTCCAG GAGTATGGGGCACCCATCGTGGACCCCATTAACGACATCCGCATCATTGGCGTGGTCTCGGTCACTGTGCTGCTGGCCATCTCCCTGGCTGGCATGGAGTGGGAGTCCAAG GCCCAGGTGCTGTTCTTCCTTGTCATCATGGTCTCCTTTGCCAACTATTTAGTGGGGACGCTGATCCCCCCATCTGAGGACAAGGCCTCCAAAGGCTTCTTCAGCTACCGGG CGGACATTTTTGTCCAGAACTTGGTGCCTGACTGGCGGGGTCCAGATGGCACCTTCTTCGGAATGTTCTCCATCTTCTTCCCCTCGGCCACAGGCATCCTGGCAGGGGCCAACATATCTGGTGACCTCAAG gACCCTGCTATAGCCATCCCCAAGGGGACCCTCATGGCCATTTTCTGGACGACCATTTCCTACCTGGCCATCTCAGCCACCATTG GCTCCTGCGTGGTGCGTGATGCCTCTGGGGTCCTGAATGACACGGTGACCCCTGGCTGGGGTGCCTGCGAGGGGCTGGCCTGCAGCTATGGCTGGAACTTCACCGAGTGCACCCAGCAGCACAGCTGCCACTACGGCCTCATCAACTATTACCAG ACCATGAGCATGGTGTCAGGCTTCGCGCCCCTGATCACGGCTGGCATCTTCGGGGCCACCCTCTCCTCCGCCCTGGCCTGCCTTGTCTCTGCTGCCAAAGTCTTCCAG TGCCTTTGCGAGGACCAGCTGTATCCACTGATCGGCTTCTTCGGCAAAGGCTACGGCAAGAACAAGGAGCCCGTGCGTGGCTACCTGCTGGCCTACGCCATCGCCGTGGCCTTCATCATCATCG CTGAGCTCAACACCATAGCCCCCATCATTTCCAACTTCTTCCTCTGCTCCTATGCCCTCATCAACTTCAGCTGCTTCCACGCCTCCATCACCAACTCGCCTG GGTGGAGACCTTCATTCCAATACTACAACAAGTGGGCAGCGCTGTTTGGGGCTATCATCTCCGTGGTCATCATGTTCCTCCTCACCTGGTGGGCGGCCCTCATCGCCATTGGCGTGgtgctcttcctcctgctctatgTCATCTACAAGAAGCCAG AGGTAAATTGGGGCTCCTCGGTACAGGCTGGCTCCTACAACCTGGCCCTCAGCTACTCGGTGGGCCTCAATGAGGTGGAAGACCACATCAAGAACTACCG cccccaGTGCCTGGTGCTCACGGGGCCCCCCAACTTCCGCCCGGCCCTGGTGGACTTTGTGGGCACCTTCACCCGGAACCTCAGCCTGATGATCTGTGGTCACGTGCTCATC GGACCCCACAAGCAGAGGATGCCTGAGCTCCAGCTCATCACCAATGGGCACACCAAATGGCTGAACAAGAGGAAGATCAAGGCCTTCTACTCGGATGTCATTGCCGAGGACCTCCGCAGAGGCGTCCAGATCCTCATGCAG GCCGCAGGTCTCGGGAGAATGAAGCCCAACATTCTGGTGGTCGGGTTCAAGAAGAACTGGCAGTCGGCTCACCCGGCCACAGTGGAAGACTACATTGGCATCCTCCA TGATGCCTTTGATTTCAACTATGGCGTGTGTGTCATGAGGATGCGGGAGGGACTCAACGTGTCCAAGATGATGCAGGTGCACA TTAACCCCGTGTTTGACCCAGCGGAGGACGGGAAGGAAGCCAGCGCCAGAGGTGCCAGGCCATCAGTCTCTGGCGCTT TGGACCCCAAGGCCCTGGTGCAGGAGGAGCAGGCCACCACCATCTTCCAGTCGGAGCAGGGCAAGAAGACCATAGACATCTACTGGCTTTTTGACGATGGAG GCCTCACCCTCCTCATTCCCTATCTCCTTGGACGCAAGAAGAGGTGGAGCAAATGCAAGATCCGTGTGTTCGTAGGCGGCCAGATTAACAGGATGGACCAGGAGAGAAAGGC GATCATTTCTCTGCTGAGCAAGTTCCGACTGGGATTCCATGAAGTCCACATCCTCCCTGACATCAACCAGAACCCTCGGGCTGAGCA CACCAAGAGGTTTGAGGACATGATTGCACCCTTCCGTCTGAATGATGGCTTCAAGGATGAGGCCACTGTCAACGAGATGCGGCGGGACTGCCCCTGGAAGATCTCAGATGAGGAGATTACGAAGAACAGAGTCAAG
- the SLC12A3 gene encoding solute carrier family 12 member 3 isoform X4, with the protein MAELPTTETPGDATLCSGRFTISTLLSSDEPSPPAAYDSSHPSHLTHSSTFCMRTFGYNTIDVVPAYEHYANSTQPGEPRKVRPTLADLHSFLKEGRHLHALAFDSRPSHEMTDGLVEGEAGTSSEKNSEEPVRFGWVKGVMIRCMLNIWGVILYLRLPWITAQAGIVLTWIIILLSVTVTSITGLSISAISTNGKVKSGGTYFLISRSLGPELGGSIGLIFAFANAVGVAMHTVGFAETVRDLLQEYGAPIVDPINDIRIIGVVSVTVLLAISLAGMEWESKAQVLFFLVIMVSFANYLVGTLIPPSEDKASKGFFSYRADIFVQNLVPDWRGPDGTFFGMFSIFFPSATGILAGANISGDLKDPAIAIPKGTLMAIFWTTISYLAISATIGSCVVRDASGVLNDTVTPGWGACEGLACSYGWNFTECTQQHSCHYGLINYYQTMSMVSGFAPLITAGIFGATLSSALACLVSAAKVFQCLCEDQLYPLIGFFGKGYGKNKEPVRGYLLAYAIAVAFIIIAELNTIAPIISNFFLCSYALINFSCFHASITNSPGWRPSFQYYNKWAALFGAIISVVIMFLLTWWAALIAIGVVLFLLLYVIYKKPEVNWGSSVQAGSYNLALSYSVGLNEVEDHIKNYRPQCLVLTGPPNFRPALVDFVGTFTRNLSLMICGHVLIGPHKQRMPELQLITNGHTKWLNKRKIKAFYSDVIAEDLRRGVQILMQAAGLGRMKPNILVVGFKKNWQSAHPATVEDYIGILHDAFDFNYGVCVMRMREGLNVSKMMQVHINPVFDPAEDGKEASARVDPKALVQEEQATTIFQSEQGKKTIDIYWLFDDGGLTLLIPYLLGRKKRWSKCKIRVFVGGQINRMDQERKAIISLLSKFRLGFHEVHILPDINQNPRAEHTKRFEDMIAPFRLNDGFKDEATVNEMRRDCPWKISDEEITKNRVKSLRQVRLNEILLDYSRDAALIVITLPIGRKGKCPSSLYMAWLETLSQDLRPPVILIRGNQENVLTFYCQ; encoded by the exons ATGGCAGAACTGCCCACAACAGAGACGCCTGGGGACGCCACTTTGTGCAGCGGGCGCTTCACCATCAGCACACTGCTGAGCAGTGATGAGCCCTCTCCACCAGCTGCCTATGACAGCAGCCACCCCAGCCACCTGACCCACAGCAGCACCTTCTGCATGCGCACCTTTGGCTACAACACGATTGATGTGGTGCCTGCATATGAGCACTATGCCAACAGCACCCAGCCTGGTGAGCCCCGGAAGGTCCGGCCCACACTGGCTGACCTGCACTCCTTCCTCAAG GAAGGCAGACACCTGCATGCCCTGGCCTTTGACAGCCGGCCCAGCCACGAGATGACTGATGGGCTGGTGGAGGGCGAGGCAGGCACCAGCAGCGAGAAGAACTCCGAGGAGCCCGTGCGCTTCGGCTGGGTCAagggggtgatg ATTCGTTGCATGCTCAACATTTGGGGCGTGATCCTCTACCTGCGGCTGCCCTGGATTACGGCCCAGGCAGGCATCG TCCTGACCTGGATCATCATCCTGCTGTCGGTCACAGTGACCTCCATCACAGGCCTCTCCATCTCAGCCATCTCCACCAATGGCAAGGTCAAGTCAG GTGGCACCTACTTCCTCATCTCCCGGAGTCTGGGCCCAGAGCTTGGGGGCTCCATCGGCCTCATTTTCGCTTTCGCCAATGCCGTGGGTGTGGCCATGCACACGGTGGGCTTTGCAGAGACCGTGCGGGACCTGCTCCAG GAGTATGGGGCACCCATCGTGGACCCCATTAACGACATCCGCATCATTGGCGTGGTCTCGGTCACTGTGCTGCTGGCCATCTCCCTGGCTGGCATGGAGTGGGAGTCCAAG GCCCAGGTGCTGTTCTTCCTTGTCATCATGGTCTCCTTTGCCAACTATTTAGTGGGGACGCTGATCCCCCCATCTGAGGACAAGGCCTCCAAAGGCTTCTTCAGCTACCGGG CGGACATTTTTGTCCAGAACTTGGTGCCTGACTGGCGGGGTCCAGATGGCACCTTCTTCGGAATGTTCTCCATCTTCTTCCCCTCGGCCACAGGCATCCTGGCAGGGGCCAACATATCTGGTGACCTCAAG gACCCTGCTATAGCCATCCCCAAGGGGACCCTCATGGCCATTTTCTGGACGACCATTTCCTACCTGGCCATCTCAGCCACCATTG GCTCCTGCGTGGTGCGTGATGCCTCTGGGGTCCTGAATGACACGGTGACCCCTGGCTGGGGTGCCTGCGAGGGGCTGGCCTGCAGCTATGGCTGGAACTTCACCGAGTGCACCCAGCAGCACAGCTGCCACTACGGCCTCATCAACTATTACCAG ACCATGAGCATGGTGTCAGGCTTCGCGCCCCTGATCACGGCTGGCATCTTCGGGGCCACCCTCTCCTCCGCCCTGGCCTGCCTTGTCTCTGCTGCCAAAGTCTTCCAG TGCCTTTGCGAGGACCAGCTGTATCCACTGATCGGCTTCTTCGGCAAAGGCTACGGCAAGAACAAGGAGCCCGTGCGTGGCTACCTGCTGGCCTACGCCATCGCCGTGGCCTTCATCATCATCG CTGAGCTCAACACCATAGCCCCCATCATTTCCAACTTCTTCCTCTGCTCCTATGCCCTCATCAACTTCAGCTGCTTCCACGCCTCCATCACCAACTCGCCTG GGTGGAGACCTTCATTCCAATACTACAACAAGTGGGCAGCGCTGTTTGGGGCTATCATCTCCGTGGTCATCATGTTCCTCCTCACCTGGTGGGCGGCCCTCATCGCCATTGGCGTGgtgctcttcctcctgctctatgTCATCTACAAGAAGCCAG AGGTAAATTGGGGCTCCTCGGTACAGGCTGGCTCCTACAACCTGGCCCTCAGCTACTCGGTGGGCCTCAATGAGGTGGAAGACCACATCAAGAACTACCG cccccaGTGCCTGGTGCTCACGGGGCCCCCCAACTTCCGCCCGGCCCTGGTGGACTTTGTGGGCACCTTCACCCGGAACCTCAGCCTGATGATCTGTGGTCACGTGCTCATC GGACCCCACAAGCAGAGGATGCCTGAGCTCCAGCTCATCACCAATGGGCACACCAAATGGCTGAACAAGAGGAAGATCAAGGCCTTCTACTCGGATGTCATTGCCGAGGACCTCCGCAGAGGCGTCCAGATCCTCATGCAG GCCGCAGGTCTCGGGAGAATGAAGCCCAACATTCTGGTGGTCGGGTTCAAGAAGAACTGGCAGTCGGCTCACCCGGCCACAGTGGAAGACTACATTGGCATCCTCCA TGATGCCTTTGATTTCAACTATGGCGTGTGTGTCATGAGGATGCGGGAGGGACTCAACGTGTCCAAGATGATGCAGGTGCACA TTAACCCCGTGTTTGACCCAGCGGAGGACGGGAAGGAAGCCAGCGCCAGAG TGGACCCCAAGGCCCTGGTGCAGGAGGAGCAGGCCACCACCATCTTCCAGTCGGAGCAGGGCAAGAAGACCATAGACATCTACTGGCTTTTTGACGATGGAG GCCTCACCCTCCTCATTCCCTATCTCCTTGGACGCAAGAAGAGGTGGAGCAAATGCAAGATCCGTGTGTTCGTAGGCGGCCAGATTAACAGGATGGACCAGGAGAGAAAGGC GATCATTTCTCTGCTGAGCAAGTTCCGACTGGGATTCCATGAAGTCCACATCCTCCCTGACATCAACCAGAACCCTCGGGCTGAGCA CACCAAGAGGTTTGAGGACATGATTGCACCCTTCCGTCTGAATGATGGCTTCAAGGATGAGGCCACTGTCAACGAGATGCGGCGGGACTGCCCCTGGAAGATCTCAGATGAGGAGATTACGAAGAACAGAGTCAAG
- the SLC12A3 gene encoding solute carrier family 12 member 3 isoform X2 — translation MAELPTTETPGDATLCSGRFTISTLLSSDEPSPPAAYDSSHPSHLTHSSTFCMRTFGYNTIDVVPAYEHYANSTQPGEPRKVRPTLADLHSFLKEGRHLHALAFDSRPSHEMTDGLVEGEAGTSSEKNSEEPVRFGWVKGVMIRCMLNIWGVILYLRLPWITAQAGIVLTWIIILLSVTVTSITGLSISAISTNGKVKSGGTYFLISRSLGPELGGSIGLIFAFANAVGVAMHTVGFAETVRDLLQEYGAPIVDPINDIRIIGVVSVTVLLAISLAGMEWESKAQVLFFLVIMVSFANYLVGTLIPPSEDKASKGFFSYRADIFVQNLVPDWRGPDGTFFGMFSIFFPSATGILAGANISGDLKDPAIAIPKGTLMAIFWTTISYLAISATIGSCVVRDASGVLNDTVTPGWGACEGLACSYGWNFTECTQQHSCHYGLINYYQTMSMVSGFAPLITAGIFGATLSSALACLVSAAKVFQCLCEDQLYPLIGFFGKGYGKNKEPVRGYLLAYAIAVAFIIIAELNTIAPIISNFFLCSYALINFSCFHASITNSPGWRPSFQYYNKWAALFGAIISVVIMFLLTWWAALIAIGVVLFLLLYVIYKKPEVNWGSSVQAGSYNLALSYSVGLNEVEDHIKNYRPQCLVLTGPPNFRPALVDFVGTFTRNLSLMICGHVLIGPHKQRMPELQLITNGHTKWLNKRKIKAFYSDVIAEDLRRGVQILMQAAGLGRMKPNILVVGFKKNWQSAHPATVEDYIGILHDAFDFNYGVCVMRMREGLNVSKMMQVHINPVFDPAEDGKEASARGARPSVSGALDPKALVQEEQATTIFQSEQGKKTIDIYWLFDDGGLTLLIPYLLGRKKRWSKCKIRVFVGGQINRMDQERKAIISLLSKFRLGFHEVHILPDINQNPRAEHTKRFEDMIAPFRLNDGFKDEATVNEMRRDCPWKISDEEITKNRVKSLRQVRLNEILLDYSRDAALIVITLPIGRKGKCPSSLYMAWLETLSQDLRPPVILIRGNQENVLTFYCQ, via the exons ATGGCAGAACTGCCCACAACAGAGACGCCTGGGGACGCCACTTTGTGCAGCGGGCGCTTCACCATCAGCACACTGCTGAGCAGTGATGAGCCCTCTCCACCAGCTGCCTATGACAGCAGCCACCCCAGCCACCTGACCCACAGCAGCACCTTCTGCATGCGCACCTTTGGCTACAACACGATTGATGTGGTGCCTGCATATGAGCACTATGCCAACAGCACCCAGCCTGGTGAGCCCCGGAAGGTCCGGCCCACACTGGCTGACCTGCACTCCTTCCTCAAG GAAGGCAGACACCTGCATGCCCTGGCCTTTGACAGCCGGCCCAGCCACGAGATGACTGATGGGCTGGTGGAGGGCGAGGCAGGCACCAGCAGCGAGAAGAACTCCGAGGAGCCCGTGCGCTTCGGCTGGGTCAagggggtgatg ATTCGTTGCATGCTCAACATTTGGGGCGTGATCCTCTACCTGCGGCTGCCCTGGATTACGGCCCAGGCAGGCATCG TCCTGACCTGGATCATCATCCTGCTGTCGGTCACAGTGACCTCCATCACAGGCCTCTCCATCTCAGCCATCTCCACCAATGGCAAGGTCAAGTCAG GTGGCACCTACTTCCTCATCTCCCGGAGTCTGGGCCCAGAGCTTGGGGGCTCCATCGGCCTCATTTTCGCTTTCGCCAATGCCGTGGGTGTGGCCATGCACACGGTGGGCTTTGCAGAGACCGTGCGGGACCTGCTCCAG GAGTATGGGGCACCCATCGTGGACCCCATTAACGACATCCGCATCATTGGCGTGGTCTCGGTCACTGTGCTGCTGGCCATCTCCCTGGCTGGCATGGAGTGGGAGTCCAAG GCCCAGGTGCTGTTCTTCCTTGTCATCATGGTCTCCTTTGCCAACTATTTAGTGGGGACGCTGATCCCCCCATCTGAGGACAAGGCCTCCAAAGGCTTCTTCAGCTACCGGG CGGACATTTTTGTCCAGAACTTGGTGCCTGACTGGCGGGGTCCAGATGGCACCTTCTTCGGAATGTTCTCCATCTTCTTCCCCTCGGCCACAGGCATCCTGGCAGGGGCCAACATATCTGGTGACCTCAAG gACCCTGCTATAGCCATCCCCAAGGGGACCCTCATGGCCATTTTCTGGACGACCATTTCCTACCTGGCCATCTCAGCCACCATTG GCTCCTGCGTGGTGCGTGATGCCTCTGGGGTCCTGAATGACACGGTGACCCCTGGCTGGGGTGCCTGCGAGGGGCTGGCCTGCAGCTATGGCTGGAACTTCACCGAGTGCACCCAGCAGCACAGCTGCCACTACGGCCTCATCAACTATTACCAG ACCATGAGCATGGTGTCAGGCTTCGCGCCCCTGATCACGGCTGGCATCTTCGGGGCCACCCTCTCCTCCGCCCTGGCCTGCCTTGTCTCTGCTGCCAAAGTCTTCCAG TGCCTTTGCGAGGACCAGCTGTATCCACTGATCGGCTTCTTCGGCAAAGGCTACGGCAAGAACAAGGAGCCCGTGCGTGGCTACCTGCTGGCCTACGCCATCGCCGTGGCCTTCATCATCATCG CTGAGCTCAACACCATAGCCCCCATCATTTCCAACTTCTTCCTCTGCTCCTATGCCCTCATCAACTTCAGCTGCTTCCACGCCTCCATCACCAACTCGCCTG GGTGGAGACCTTCATTCCAATACTACAACAAGTGGGCAGCGCTGTTTGGGGCTATCATCTCCGTGGTCATCATGTTCCTCCTCACCTGGTGGGCGGCCCTCATCGCCATTGGCGTGgtgctcttcctcctgctctatgTCATCTACAAGAAGCCAG AGGTAAATTGGGGCTCCTCGGTACAGGCTGGCTCCTACAACCTGGCCCTCAGCTACTCGGTGGGCCTCAATGAGGTGGAAGACCACATCAAGAACTACCG cccccaGTGCCTGGTGCTCACGGGGCCCCCCAACTTCCGCCCGGCCCTGGTGGACTTTGTGGGCACCTTCACCCGGAACCTCAGCCTGATGATCTGTGGTCACGTGCTCATC GGACCCCACAAGCAGAGGATGCCTGAGCTCCAGCTCATCACCAATGGGCACACCAAATGGCTGAACAAGAGGAAGATCAAGGCCTTCTACTCGGATGTCATTGCCGAGGACCTCCGCAGAGGCGTCCAGATCCTCATGCAG GCCGCAGGTCTCGGGAGAATGAAGCCCAACATTCTGGTGGTCGGGTTCAAGAAGAACTGGCAGTCGGCTCACCCGGCCACAGTGGAAGACTACATTGGCATCCTCCA TGATGCCTTTGATTTCAACTATGGCGTGTGTGTCATGAGGATGCGGGAGGGACTCAACGTGTCCAAGATGATGCAGGTGCACA TTAACCCCGTGTTTGACCCAGCGGAGGACGGGAAGGAAGCCAGCGCCAGAGGTGCCAGGCCATCAGTCTCTGGCGCTT TGGACCCCAAGGCCCTGGTGCAGGAGGAGCAGGCCACCACCATCTTCCAGTCGGAGCAGGGCAAGAAGACCATAGACATCTACTGGCTTTTTGACGATGGAG GCCTCACCCTCCTCATTCCCTATCTCCTTGGACGCAAGAAGAGGTGGAGCAAATGCAAGATCCGTGTGTTCGTAGGCGGCCAGATTAACAGGATGGACCAGGAGAGAAAGGC GATCATTTCTCTGCTGAGCAAGTTCCGACTGGGATTCCATGAAGTCCACATCCTCCCTGACATCAACCAGAACCCTCGGGCTGAGCA CACCAAGAGGTTTGAGGACATGATTGCACCCTTCCGTCTGAATGATGGCTTCAAGGATGAGGCCACTGTCAACGAGATGCGGCGGGACTGCCCCTGGAAGATCTCAGATGAGGAGATTACGAAGAACAGAGTCAAG